From a region of the Odontesthes bonariensis isolate fOdoBon6 chromosome 2, fOdoBon6.hap1, whole genome shotgun sequence genome:
- the ttl gene encoding tubulin--tyrosine ligase, whose amino-acid sequence MYAPMYTFVSRDDNSTVYAEVSKILLSTGQWKRLKRDNPRFNLMLGERNRLPFGRLGHEPGLVQLVNYYRGADKLCRKASLVKLIKTSPELSDSCNWFPESYIIYPTNLNTPVAPATNGISHLKSNPKTDEREVFLASYHAKKESGEGTVWIAKSSAGAKGAGILISHDANQLLEFIDNQGQVHVIQKYLEKPLLLEPGHRKFDIRSWVLVDHQYNIYLYREGVLRTSSEPYNSSDLQDMTSHLTNHCIQMEHSENYGRYEEGNEMFFDEFRLYMLNTHNIILETTILPQIKHIIKSCLTCIEPAISTKHLSYQSFQLFGFDFMVDESFKVWLIEINGAPACAQKLYPELCQGIVDVAISSVFTLNSGSDSSSASSSPYSSSPSSLFTTSSCSSPKLRGPLHVGPFTRL is encoded by the exons ATGTATGCCCCAATGTACACCTTTGTTTCCCGTGACGACAACAGCACTGTCTACGCAGAAGTTTCCAAAATCCTCCTTTCGACTGGACAGTGGAAGAGGCTGAAAAGAGACAATCCGAGATTCAATTTAATGCTTGGTGAACGGAACAGATTACCCTTTGGACGTCTAG GCCATGAACCTGGACTGGTGCAGCTGGTGAATTACTACAGAGGAGCAGACAAGCTTTGCAGAAAGGCATCATTGGTCAA GCTAATAAAGACCAGCCCAGAGCTGTCCGATTCCTGTAACTGGTTTCCGGAGTCCTACATCATCTATCCAACTAACCTCAACACCCCAGTCGCTCCAGCTACCAATGGCATCAGCCATCTGAAGAGCAATCCTAAAACAGATGAGCGGGAGGTCTTCTTAGCATCCTATCACGCTAAAAAAGAAAGTGGGGAGGGAACGGTGTGGATAGCCAAATCTTCTGCTGGAGCTAAAG GTGCTGGTATTCTGATATCCCATGATGCTAATCAGCTGCTGGAGTTCATTGACAATCAGGGTCAGGTTCATGTTATTCAGAAGTACCTGGAGAAACCTCTGCTGCTGGAGCCAGGCCATCGCAAGTTCGATATCAG GAGCTGGGTGTTAGTGGACCACCAGTATAACATCTATTTATACCGAGAGGGAGTGTTGCGGACCTCATCAGAGCCCTACAACAGCTCTGACCTCCAGGACATGACCAGCCACCTGACCAACCACTGCATCCAAATGGAGCACTCGGAGAACTACGGACGGTACGAGGAGGGGAACGAGATGTTCTTTGACGAGTTCAGGCTGTACATGCTGAACACTCACAATATCATCCTGGAGACCACCATATTACCTCAGATCAAGCACATCATAAA GAGCTGTCTGACGTGTATTGAGCCTGCAATCAGCACCAAGCACCTGTCCTACCAGAGCTTCCAGCTCTTTGGATTTGATTTCATGGTGGACGAAAGCTTCAAAGTGTGGCTCATTGAGATTAATGGAGCGCCAGCCTGTGCACA GAAACTATATCCAGAACTATGTCAAGGTATCGTGGATGTGGCCATTTCCAGTGTCTTCACTCTGAACAGTGGCAGTGactcctcctctgcttcctcttcaCCTTACTCCTCCTCCCCATCCTCACTGTTCACCACCAGCTCCTGCTCCTCTCCCAAACTGAGAGGGCCTCTTCATGTGGGTCCTTTCACTCGACTGTAA
- the fignl1 gene encoding fidgetin-like protein 1 → MSGAHLDEWQRRSFDISSGNCTPEQTADAYRAHILSIQYAWASSQLSQAGMASLLRTYSERYAAVLDSDDPHTGLNNYAESALHLARNQKNYSDKWESSLTTESVMQLPSVQKMIQAKTEGDVFTVAPAEVNIPVGLESKDSCPSAPFTTARSEAAWFKTAGPPQSNSKVNNTASNQSNFSAERPKFSDGISGNPNSFPRPPARSQSVFSHASSALPQGNSGTAGGSQKHQSSNPPKPRHFYNADGGNGSRGQPGGQGGADLQAGSNFKTAREQFIVDQYKKHSHQPQRGQTSGMAGAVKKSLGANRPRGAFSKFVSPIPRQEEEDSTASGNSSREPQIMDERLKNFEPKIIELIMSEIMDHGPPVAWDDIAGLEFAKTTIQEIVVWPMLRPDIFTGLRGPPKGILLFGPPGTGKTLIGKCIACQSGATFFSISASSLTSKWVGEGEKMVRALFAIAHCHQPAVIFIDEIDSLLSQRTDGEHDSSRRIKTEFLVQLDGAATGAEDRILVVGATNRPQEIDEAARRRLAKRLYIPLPEAAARRQIVTSLMAREKNQLREQELESVVTATAGFSGADMTQLCREAALGPIRSIKLSDIAFITADQVRPILHCDFQEALKTVRPSVSAKDLELYEEWNQTFGCGR, encoded by the coding sequence ATGAGTGGCGCACACCTGGACGAATGGCAGAGGAGGTCCTTTGACATTTCATCTGGCAACTGTACACCTGAACAGACGGCCGATGCCTACCGGGCCCACATCCTCTCCATTCAGTATGCATGGgcaagctcccagctctctcaGGCCGGCATGGCCAGCCTGCTCAGGACCTACTCGGAGCGCTACGCCGCAGTGCTGGACTCGGATGACCCCCACACAGGGCTGAACAACTATGCAGAGAGCGCGCTCCATCTGGCCCGCAATCAGAAGAACTACAGCGACAAATGGGAGTCGTCCCTCACTACGGAGAGTGTGATGCAGTTGCCCTCTGTGCAGAAGATGATTCAGGCTAAAACCGAGGGAGACGTCTTTACAGTGGCCCCTGCAGAAGTCAACATACCAGtgggacttgagagcaaagacagcTGCCCCTCTGCTCCCTTTACCACAGCCAGGTCGGAGGCTGCGTGGTTTAAAACGGCAGGACCACCGCAGTCCAACTCCAAGGTTAACAACACTGCCAGTAATCAAAGCAATTTTTCAGCTGAGAGGCCAAAATTCTCCGATGGGATCTCGGGCAATCCAAACTCATTCCCCCGACCTCCAGCACGGTCACAGTCTGTGTTTAGTCATGCTTCCTCAGCTCTGCCACAGGGGAACTCAGGGACTGCAGGGGGCTCACAAAAACACCAGTCCTCCAACCCACCTAAACCTAGACATTTTTACAATGCAGACGGAGGGAATGGCAGCAGGGGGCAACCCGGAGGTCAAGGAGGCGCCGACCTGCAAGCAGGAAGCAACTTCAAAACGGCTCGTGAGCAGTTCATCGTCGATCAGTATAAAAAACACTCCCATCAGCCCCAGAGAGGTCAGACCTCTGGGATGGCAGGGGCCGTGAAGAAATCTCTTGGGGCTAACAGACCTCGAGGAGCATTTTCAAAATTTGTGTCACCCATCCCACGACAGGAGGAGGAAGACAGCACGGCGAGTGGAAATTCCAGTCGGGAACCTCAAATCATGGACGAGCGTCTGAAGAACTTTGAGCCGAAGATAATCGAGCTGATCATGAGTGAGATCATGGACCACGGGCCTCCCGTTGCCTGGGACGACATAGCAGGCCTGGAGTTTGCCAAGACTACTATACAGGAGATTGTGGTCTGGCCCATGCTGCGACCCGACATCTTTACTGGTCTCCGTGGACCACCCAAAGGCATCCTGTTGTTTGGACCCCCAGGGACTGGAAAAACGCTGATAGGAAAATGCATTGCCTGTCAGTCGGGTGCCACTTTCTTTAGCATCAGCGCTTCCTCGCTCACGTCCAAGTGGGTGGGCGAAGGAGAAAAAATGGTACGAGCCCTGTTTGCTATAGCCCACTGCCACCAGCCTGCGGTCATTTTCATCGATGAAATCGATTCGCTGTTGTCCCAGCGGACAGACGGGGAGCACGACTCATCGCGCAGGATAAAGACCGAGTTCTTGGTTCAGCTGGATGGCGCTGCCACAGGCGCAGAAGACCGCATCCTGGTGGTGGGGGCCACCAACCGGCCCCAGGAGATTGACGAGGCTGCCCGTCGACGTCTCGCGAAGCGGTTGTACATCCCCCTGCCCGAAGCAGCAGCCCGACGGCAGATAGTGACGAGCCTCATGGCTCGAGAGAAAAACCAGCTGAGAGAGCAAGAGCTGGAGAGCGTGGTAACAGCCACGGCGGGCTTCTCCGGAGCCGATATGACTCAGCTATGCCGAGAGGCAGCTTTGGGGCCCATACGTAGCATCAAGCTCAGCGACATCGCCTTCATCACTGCAGATCAGGTGCGACCCATTCTCCACTGTGACTTCCAGGAGGCCCTGAAAACCGTACGGCCAAGTGTGTCGGCTAAAGAcctggagctgtatgaggagtGGAATCAGACTTTTGGATGTGGACGTTAA